A portion of the Candidatus Aramenus sp. CH1 genome contains these proteins:
- a CDS encoding xanthine dehydrogenase family protein subunit M yields MYPPKIGYVIPDNLAEALEFLEKRDDAKPLAGGHSLIPMLKLRLLRPSYLVEIRRLQELKYLRKEGAQYSIGALSTHYEISKVNVPLLSETASKIGDPQVRNMGTIGGSVSHLDPSADYPAALIALDAKVKVVGTKGERVVDFASFDKDMFTPDLNQGELVKEILVNDYSGYKYSYQKLERRAGDFAIVGVAVLLKVDGEEIKDARIGLTAVNTKAVRATEAENVLKDKISEKTIEVASDLAVKYANPTSDIRGTAEYKKKVTKVMTKRAILTALGKR; encoded by the coding sequence ATGTATCCGCCAAAAATAGGCTACGTTATCCCTGACAACCTCGCTGAGGCCTTGGAGTTCCTCGAAAAGCGCGACGACGCTAAGCCCTTAGCTGGCGGACATAGCCTAATACCAATGTTAAAGCTGAGGCTTTTGAGGCCGTCTTACCTTGTAGAAATAAGGAGATTGCAAGAGCTCAAGTACTTGAGGAAAGAAGGGGCTCAATACTCCATAGGGGCCTTGTCCACGCACTACGAGATCTCAAAGGTGAATGTACCCCTCTTGAGCGAGACTGCTTCTAAGATCGGTGACCCGCAAGTGAGGAACATGGGCACAATAGGCGGTAGCGTATCTCACCTAGATCCCTCCGCCGATTACCCTGCAGCGCTTATAGCCCTAGACGCTAAGGTCAAGGTGGTTGGGACTAAGGGGGAGAGGGTAGTAGACTTTGCTTCCTTTGACAAGGACATGTTTACCCCTGACCTAAACCAGGGGGAGTTGGTGAAGGAGATACTCGTTAACGACTACTCCGGGTATAAATACTCTTATCAGAAGCTAGAGAGGAGGGCAGGGGACTTTGCAATAGTAGGTGTTGCAGTTCTCCTCAAGGTCGATGGGGAGGAGATTAAGGACGCCAGGATAGGCCTAACTGCCGTGAACACAAAGGCTGTGAGGGCCACCGAGGCGGAGAACGTACTAAAGGACAAGATCAGTGAGAAGACCATTGAAGTAGCATCTGATCTAGCCGTAAAGTACGCCAACCCCACATCCGACATAAGGGGAACAGCTGAGTATAAAAAGAAGGTGACCAAGGTAATGACTAAGAGGGCAATTTTGACAGCCCTAGGCAAGAGGTGA
- a CDS encoding (2Fe-2S)-binding protein, translating into MKVYEKDQKVKIHFKVNGQDVEYETEPRKLLVHALRELGFTGVHIGCDTSHCGACTVIMDGKSVKSCTVLAVEADGSEILTVEGLAKDGKLHPIQEAFWEKHALQCGYCTPGMIMEAYWLLKEKPDPTEEEIREGISGNLCRCTGYQNIVEAIKSASQKLRLGQTPYQRQ; encoded by the coding sequence GTGAAGGTGTACGAAAAGGACCAGAAAGTGAAAATCCACTTTAAAGTCAATGGCCAAGACGTAGAGTACGAGACTGAGCCAAGGAAGTTGTTAGTCCACGCTTTAAGAGAACTGGGATTCACGGGAGTCCACATAGGTTGCGACACCTCCCACTGCGGTGCATGTACCGTAATAATGGACGGGAAGTCCGTGAAGTCCTGCACAGTACTTGCAGTTGAGGCTGACGGCTCCGAGATCCTCACAGTGGAGGGACTTGCTAAGGACGGGAAGCTCCACCCCATCCAGGAGGCGTTCTGGGAAAAGCACGCACTTCAGTGCGGTTACTGCACCCCTGGGATGATAATGGAGGCGTATTGGCTTTTGAAGGAGAAGCCTGACCCAACTGAGGAGGAAATAAGGGAAGGCATATCGGGCAACCTATGTAGGTGCACTGGGTACCAGAACATAGTTGAGGCCATTAAGTCAGCATCTCAGAAATTGAGGCTAGGTCAGACTCCCTATCAACGTCAATGA
- a CDS encoding YHS domain-containing protein produces MRDPVCGEEVKTTAYKYTYKSVTYYFCSPMCMAEFKKNPEKYIKNIK; encoded by the coding sequence ATGAGAGACCCCGTTTGCGGTGAGGAAGTAAAGACCACTGCCTACAAATACACCTATAAGTCTGTCACGTACTACTTCTGTAGTCCCATGTGCATGGCCGAGTTCAAGAAGAACCCCGAGAAGTACATAAAAAACATTAAATAA